The genomic DNA CAGTCGTTCTATGCGTGGTGTTTAATAATGTTTTCAAACCCTATCTAATCTAGTGCAGGAGGTGCTCGCTACATGTATGAATCTCCAGTCCCCTGCTTGGTGACTCTATGGATCACCTGACACCCCTCTCGCCGCACCAGAGTAGTTAAACACCCCTGGGCTGCTCAATCGGCGACATGAAAGGAGCGAGCACCTTTGTGCTTCCAGAGCAGTTGAGGGATCAGTGGTCGCGGTCTACATACATGTAGGTTGTCACGCCATGGACTGAAACGCGGATTGATGGAGCGCGGTCCAGAACCAGTGATGCCTCACTGATCAATGTGAAACCAGACACGATACAAGATACCTGCATGGAGGATGGCCAACATGAACCTTGAGAAGCTGGCGGGATCACTGTTGGTCACATCACACTGGGCCCTACATCATCACATCAACAGATGAGACAAATCTTGAAAACGCCCCGCCGCTCAGCCGAAAATATCCAGATATACTGCTACATAGTCCAACCAATAGAGTGGCTTTCGACATGGGCAAGGTGACCCGTGCGCCAGCTGAAGAATAAATGCTCGATTGAAAAGTGACCAACATGGAATTTTGCCCTGCCAGGCGCACCAGTAGCGCCGCAGGGTGCAAACGGAAGACGCTCCCGAGTTCCGCGCAGGGGGGAGGGTCAACGTCCCTCCTTGCTCTCCGCATATGTCGGATAGTCGGTGTAGCCAATCGTCGGGTCCTCGAACGGCCCGTAGAATCGCGACCGATCGTACATGGTGAGCGGCAGGCCGTTGCGCAGCCGGTCCACCAGATCCGGATTACTGATAAAGTAACGTCCAAAGAGGAGGCCATCGCACTGGCCGCTCTCCACCTGGCCCCAAGCGTTTGTGTCGTTGAAGCCCCCtgcggagaagaagggcgtGTCGCCCCAGATCTCACGGAACAGGTTGAGATTCACGTTGGGCAAGCCCCACGAGTCGAGGAACTTCTGCTTCTCGGCCTCTGAGAAGATCTGCTCGTAGCGCGGGACCACGAAGCTCACGTAGGACAATCGGGGGAGGCGGTGCTTGAGCTCTCGGCAGAGGTGGCTCCACGTCTCGACGCGTTGCTCTCCGCGGGCCTGGTTGAAGAGGCCGAACGGCGTGAGCCGTATCGCCAAGTTGTCTTGGCCGACCGTCTCGGCGAGAGCCTCCATCAACTCGATGACGAAGGTGCAGCGCTTCTCTGGCGAGCCTCCATACTCGTCGTTGCGCTTGTTCGAGTTGGAGCTCAGGAACTGCTCGGGCAGGtagccgttgccgccgtggagctcgacgccgtcgaagccaacgtccatggccgtcttggccgcaTCGCAATAGTCCTGGATGGTCTTTTTGATGTGCCCGACGGTCAGCTCGATGGGCGGATGGTCCGCGAGCTTGACCTGCGTCGACGTGTGAGGCGGCGGGTAGGGGTAGCGCTCCTCCGGATCGTCCCACGGGACGCTCGATGGCGCCACGATGGGAGTGCCCGTCAGGTGCGGGATGTTTGCGCGCCCCGAGTGCCAAAGCTGGGCGTAGATGTATCCGCCCTTTGCGtggacggcctcgaccacTCTTCTCCAGCCATCGGCCTGCTCAGGGATGAAAATCCCAGGCACACCAGGCATGCCATTGccctgggggaggggaaacGGCACAGACGCCGCCGGAGTCAGTCTTACTCGGACCTCTTTTAACGACAGGGGgggtggtgtgtgtgtgtgctcgGTGATGTGAATactacatacgtacgtacctcgaGAGAAGGGGGCAGGCCTTCGGAGATGAGCAGGCCTCCCTCGGTGGTGCGCTGCTCGTAGTATTTGAGCACAATATCATTGGGAATCCAAATGCGGTTGGGGTTCTCTGCCGTCGACTCGGTGCTCAAGGGCGTGCCACGGTTTCGGGTCAGCGGCGCATGAATGACGCGGTGCTTGAGCTGGATCTTGCCATCGGCGATGGACAGGGGCTGGAACAGCTTggagtcgaggccgacgttgAACTGTTCCCCCATGGTGGgccaaaaaagaaaagaaagaaagaaagcgATATGGGTTGGGTTGAGGCGCTTGCGCGGATGTAGATGTGCCTGCCGCGAGACGCGAGTGAGTGATGAagtgcgcgtgcgtgcgcgtgcgacTTTTCCAGATTGACCCCCTTCGAGTGGAGTAGGATGTAACAGCGGAGGGTCTTCAATACTTGACGTCGGGCGAGAGGATCAAACTTGAacccggcagcggcatgaATCACCCGGGACTCCAGTCGTCGTGCAGCTGTACGACGCGAGAAGCTTAGCTATGTGGCAGCCTCGCCTGGTCCTCTTTCTAGATCTGACCAGGTAGTCACTGGGGTATGAACGAAGCAATTTATGTTCGATCCGTAGAGGCTAACAAGAAACATTAAAGGAGAGAGCAGACAGGGCAGTTATTAGCGAGCTGCTTCGTGCACCGAGGTTTGTTCTAGCAGCACAGCATGGCCATGCATGTATTTGCCCGCCCCATTTGATCTATCAATCTGGGATGGGCTCATTTTAATGAACAacgggcaccaccaccaccaccaccaccaacccaTCATTCACCAGCAGGACCAgacggcccgcggcggcactgAGATGGTAAGAGGTGTGTGGGgtaggggaggggggcttgggggggggccgcTCGCATTGATACGCATGTTGGGCAAAGCAGAGGACAGAAGGGTTGACGTGCGTTTGTTGgctgcatggcatgggcatTTCCGGGGGAGAGAATCACGTCAGTTGACAAGGCCTGTCTGTGTAACGATCCAGGGTGTGGGAAGTTTGATGAAACGACAACAAGCACACACGCATTGATGATGTACATGTAGACCTGCTTCCGGCAAGGTACTTTACGACGTGCAATATGCTGTGGTCTGTTGTGCTGCAGCGGGGTGCTGGGATCGAAACTGCTCATACGCAAGGAGGATACTACATGGGCGACAGgagaaaaagagagagaaaatTGTTTCCCTCGGCTGTCTGGTCTTGAAATTGTGCCATGTGCGGCCGTCGCTTTACTAAACCAAGGGGGAACCCCATTGATAGTCGGCGAACCTGGTTTTGAGAATGACGCCAAAATGGACGTTAGAGATTTCCGGGTCATGATTGCCTGACGGCCTCGCCTACAATCGCGGTACCGAATATCCATGCCCTTGCCAGTTCGTGTCAGTAGCTCAATCGACTGGCGATCTTGGGCGAATGTGTTGCTAGACCAGTACTGACGGGCGGGTCGGGTCGCCAAAGACTGGTAAAACTCCACATCTGTGTCATCGAGTCGACATCAGGGGGCGCCTTCAAGGGCTTCTTCTGGGGACAGAAAACTTGGCAGGGTGAAAATCTCGCACAGAAAGAGTTGTCAAACCGACGGGCTCCACGACATTTGATGACCCTTGCGGACCCGAGGGTGGGTAATCCACCGAGGCAACGGCAcctgggccggccgggtcTGGCAGGCAACactgcatccatccatccatccaatccATCTAAAtaatccatccatccactggGCTGGGACTTGACAACGGTCTGAGGCAGCCGTtcggggcgcggcggggcgTACCGCCGTTGGATGCGCGCTTTGCGGGATCAgagtcaccaccaccaccaccaccacctcgtccccgtcctcctcctggcgATCTCCCCAAACACGCATATATACGACTACTACCGGGGGTTCTGTTGGTCGCGGGAAATGCGGGAAGCCCAGAAAAGGGTGCGGGAGGGGGTGTCGGCCGCACGTCATGTTGCACGGACAACCTGGGCAGGACccgctggcccgccgcgcgaTGGGGTGGAGTTGCAAGCCTCCAGTCTGTGCATGAagtacatgcatgcatgttgGTGGCGGGACTCGCCGGCAATTCCCCCACTTGGGACGGCGACAAGATATTGTAcgggcgatgcggcggcggcagcggcgggaaGTGACCGCAGGAatctctctcactctcactctctctctctctctcgctctgGACATGAGGACGTGCTGCCCCGTGGTCCTTATCCGGCGCCTGGCATTAGTGCTGCTGACGGTTTCGTTGTCTTGGAAAGGGGCGTGCCGAGAGAAGCAAGAGGGCCTGTGGTATAGAGTTCATGATGCCGGTCATTAGTTTCCATGTCGGTACATGCCGCCGGCTGGATGCTGCATCATGTACATA from Purpureocillium takamizusanense chromosome 4, complete sequence includes the following:
- a CDS encoding uncharacterized protein (COG:C~EggNog:ENOG503NUI7) produces the protein MGEQFNVGLDSKLFQPLSIADGKIQLKHRVIHAPLTRNRGTPLSTESTAENPNRIWIPNDIVLKYYEQRTTEGGLLISEGLPPSLEGNGMPGVPGIFIPEQADGWRRVVEAVHAKGGYIYAQLWHSGRANIPHLTGTPIVAPSSVPWDDPEERYPYPPPHTSTQVKLADHPPIELTVGHIKKTIQDYCDAAKTAMDVGFDGVELHGGNGYLPEQFLSSNSNKRNDEYGGSPEKRCTFVIELMEALAETVGQDNLAIRLTPFGLFNQARGEQRVETWSHLCRELKHRLPRLSYVSFVVPRYEQIFSEAEKQKFLDSWGLPNVNLNLFREIWGDTPFFSAGGFNDTNAWGQVESGQCDGLLFGRYFISNPDLVDRLRNGLPLTMYDRSRFYGPFEDPTIGYTDYPTYAESKEGR